A single Acetivibrio cellulolyticus CD2 DNA region contains:
- a CDS encoding iron-containing alcohol dehydrogenase, with product MWENSININDVAEIRARSTVYLGVGAIKKISDICMQLNSKGISKVAVVTGKGSYIKSGAWDYVVKAFEESQISYVLYNGVTANPTVDQVDAATKLAVEFGAQAVLSIGGGSPIDAAKAVAIMIEYPDKNSRDLFEYQFTPQKAVPIVTINLTHGTGTEADRFSVVSIPEKEFKPVIAYDFIYPLYSIDDPALMTSLAADQTVYVSIDALNHVIESATTTAANPYSILLAKETVRLVAKYLPIAKSNPKDLTARYYLLYASLIAGISFDNSLLHYTHALEHPLSGVKPDLAHGLGLAVLVPAVVKQIYPVSSQVLADILSPIVNDLSGSPDEADKAFKGLRKWLSEMGVEPGLKSIGFNESDVQKLTDLAFNTPSLGLLLSLAPVEATRESVSTIYTNSL from the coding sequence ATGTGGGAAAACAGTATTAATATCAATGATGTAGCTGAAATCAGGGCAAGATCAACAGTATATTTAGGAGTAGGAGCAATTAAAAAAATCAGCGATATCTGCATGCAATTAAACTCAAAAGGCATCTCCAAAGTGGCAGTTGTCACTGGAAAAGGTTCTTATATTAAATCAGGTGCCTGGGATTATGTAGTCAAAGCTTTTGAAGAAAGTCAAATCAGTTATGTACTTTATAATGGCGTAACTGCAAACCCAACTGTAGACCAGGTCGATGCTGCTACCAAACTTGCAGTTGAATTTGGTGCACAAGCTGTGTTATCCATTGGTGGAGGAAGTCCTATTGATGCTGCCAAAGCTGTTGCTATAATGATTGAATATCCGGATAAAAATTCAAGAGATCTATTTGAATACCAGTTTACACCTCAAAAAGCAGTTCCGATCGTTACTATAAATCTTACACATGGTACTGGTACTGAGGCTGATAGATTCTCTGTAGTAAGTATTCCGGAAAAAGAGTTCAAACCTGTCATAGCCTACGATTTCATATACCCGCTTTATTCTATTGACGATCCTGCGCTAATGACTTCACTTGCAGCCGATCAAACGGTTTATGTATCAATAGATGCTTTAAACCATGTTATCGAATCTGCCACTACAACTGCAGCGAATCCTTATTCCATACTGCTGGCCAAAGAAACTGTCAGACTTGTAGCAAAGTACCTGCCCATCGCAAAGAGTAACCCAAAAGATCTTACTGCAAGATATTATCTTCTTTATGCTTCACTAATTGCAGGTATTTCTTTTGATAATAGCCTCTTACATTACACTCATGCTTTGGAACATCCATTGAGCGGCGTCAAACCGGATCTTGCACATGGCCTTGGTCTGGCGGTTCTCGTTCCTGCTGTAGTAAAGCAGATTTATCCTGTTTCAAGCCAGGTATTAGCAGATATTCTATCCCCAATAGTAAACGATCTGAGCGGATCACCTGATGAAGCAGATAAAGCCTTTAAAGGCCTAAGGAAATGGCTTTCGGAAATGGGCGTTGAACCAGGCCTTAAGAGTATCGGCTTTAATGAATCCGATGTACAGAAATTGACCGATCTTGCATTCAACACGCCAAGTCTCGGATTGCTTCTAAGCCTTGCACCTGTTGAAGCAACCAGAGAATCAGTTTCAACTATATATACAAACTCTCTTTAG
- a CDS encoding RNA polymerase sigma factor has protein sequence MDTEQLLINNTLKGDMDSYSNLVLKYKDRIFAFLLKMTLSKEDAEELLQEVFISVYKNLYLYNSNWSFSTWIYKIAANAFNNFYKKNKRNRNFDNINALDQLSCSFEDYPDIIYEKKEHYAKVVKLINNLKPDQKIALVLKHVKGFSYSEIGKILNISPQAAQMKVQRAKESICHQFKKMERSS, from the coding sequence TTGGATACAGAACAATTATTAATAAATAATACCTTGAAGGGTGATATGGATTCTTATTCGAATCTGGTTTTAAAGTACAAGGACCGCATATTTGCATTTCTCCTTAAAATGACCCTTTCAAAGGAGGATGCTGAAGAGCTTTTACAGGAAGTATTTATAAGCGTCTATAAAAACCTTTATTTGTATAACAGCAACTGGAGCTTTTCTACATGGATATACAAAATCGCTGCTAACGCTTTTAATAACTTTTATAAGAAAAATAAACGCAATCGGAATTTTGACAATATTAATGCACTCGACCAACTATCCTGCAGCTTTGAAGATTATCCTGATATTATTTATGAGAAAAAGGAGCATTATGCTAAGGTTGTAAAACTGATAAACAACTTAAAACCTGATCAAAAAATCGCGCTTGTATTAAAACACGTGAAAGGTTTTTCGTATAGTGAAATCGGTAAGATCCTTAATATATCTCCTCAAGCAGCACAGATGAAAGTTCAAAGGGCAAAGGAAAGTATTTGCCATCAATTTAAGAAGATGGAGAGGAGTTCTTAA
- a CDS encoding mannosyltransferase family protein has product MIKKIRTLILIWFCWLIILIGFQAIVTMRTNVIHPDYVLDWCVKETYTNSNESNVYLSNKFMNTHVAWDSQFYLSIAMEGYDSDSIRKINYDDKIYSYNYAFMPLYPMSIRLLSYLPRALGMEPIAASVLAGLFISAFGALIGIISLYLLFEDKLGAEGATRSAFYFLIFPTSFFLLQVYTEGLFVAFTFSSLVLMKRKKYLASSIIAALAILTRAVGITLIIPLVVEVLKDVDWESYRAKKTKTWNIVRMGLPALFPMAVFIIWKISFWGKNFSIVERNVFGLSPFNLKNTIYYWKKYIGFVLEGNMQTFVFCFIEISIIILAIIACRYTLKKDTSISLYSFSALLISATSGQAIANSRYILTLPAVFLFLGLMGKKVVFDKAWTLASILLMGMLVTLFSFNMCVV; this is encoded by the coding sequence ATGATAAAGAAAATAAGAACATTAATTCTGATATGGTTTTGCTGGTTGATTATATTAATTGGTTTTCAGGCTATTGTAACAATGCGAACCAATGTAATCCATCCGGACTATGTACTTGACTGGTGCGTTAAGGAAACCTACACTAATAGTAATGAAAGCAATGTGTATTTATCCAATAAATTTATGAATACCCACGTAGCTTGGGACTCCCAGTTCTACTTAAGCATTGCGATGGAAGGATATGATAGTGATAGTATCAGAAAGATTAACTATGATGATAAAATCTATTCTTATAATTATGCTTTTATGCCGTTATACCCCATGTCAATAAGGTTACTTTCCTACCTGCCGAGGGCTTTGGGAATGGAGCCAATAGCAGCATCAGTACTTGCAGGCTTATTTATTTCAGCATTTGGTGCACTTATTGGGATAATTTCTTTATACCTGCTTTTTGAAGACAAATTAGGCGCTGAGGGTGCTACCAGGAGTGCTTTCTATTTTCTGATATTTCCTACAAGCTTCTTCCTCCTTCAGGTATACACTGAAGGTTTGTTTGTAGCATTTACATTTTCATCTCTTGTTCTAATGAAGCGAAAAAAGTACCTGGCCTCATCAATTATAGCAGCTTTAGCAATACTTACGAGGGCTGTGGGCATTACACTAATTATTCCGTTAGTGGTAGAAGTTCTAAAAGATGTTGATTGGGAGAGTTACAGAGCCAAAAAAACAAAAACATGGAATATAGTTAGAATGGGACTTCCCGCACTTTTTCCAATGGCGGTGTTTATTATCTGGAAGATATCCTTTTGGGGAAAGAATTTTAGCATAGTAGAAAGAAATGTCTTTGGATTAAGCCCTTTTAATCTTAAGAATACTATATATTACTGGAAAAAATATATTGGGTTTGTGCTTGAAGGTAATATGCAAACGTTTGTTTTCTGCTTTATAGAAATTTCGATTATAATTCTTGCAATAATTGCTTGCAGGTATACCTTAAAAAAGGATACATCAATTTCCCTATACAGTTTTTCAGCGCTGCTTATTTCTGCAACAAGTGGTCAGGCAATAGCAAACTCACGTTACATACTGACTCTTCCTGCTGTTTTCTTATTCCTGGGTTTAATGGGCAAGAAAGTAGTTTTCGATAAAGCCTGGACACTTGCAAGTATACTTTTAATGGGCATGCTGGTAACGTTGTTTTCATTTAATATGTGCGTAGTATGA
- a CDS encoding class I SAM-dependent DNA methyltransferase has product MDFNQAANNWDTEQRKKRAEIVANEILQSVPVNREYSVLEFGCGTGLVSFNLYQKFRNVTLIDNSEGMIEVLNRKISEENIKNMSAFQIGIHEAFEGCLGEYDLIYSSMALHHIKDIESAIEILFKLLKKNGYLSIVDLVEEDGSFHKLETDFDGHNGFNQNVLIRVLEKVGFKNVNSHVFYKDYKIIEDSRVDYSLFIITGKKT; this is encoded by the coding sequence ATGGATTTTAATCAGGCTGCAAATAATTGGGATACTGAACAGAGAAAGAAGAGGGCTGAAATAGTTGCAAATGAAATACTTCAGTCGGTTCCAGTAAATAGAGAATATAGTGTTCTGGAATTTGGATGTGGAACTGGGCTTGTTAGTTTTAATCTTTATCAGAAATTTAGGAATGTAACGCTTATTGATAATTCAGAAGGAATGATAGAAGTACTAAACAGAAAGATTTCTGAAGAAAACATTAAAAATATGAGCGCATTTCAAATAGGTATACATGAGGCATTTGAAGGGTGTCTAGGAGAATATGATTTGATATATTCATCAATGGCATTGCATCATATAAAAGACATAGAAAGTGCAATTGAAATATTATTTAAGTTACTAAAAAAGAATGGGTATCTATCTATTGTTGACTTAGTAGAGGAGGATGGAAGTTTTCATAAATTAGAAACAGATTTTGATGGGCATAATGGTTTTAATCAAAATGTATTAATTAGGGTATTAGAGAAAGTAGGTTTTAAAAATGTTAATTCACATGTATTCTATAAAGACTATAAAATAATTGAAGATTCAAGGGTTGACTATTCTCTATTTATTATAACTGGTAAGAAGACATAA
- a CDS encoding potassium channel family protein: MKDFAKNKKLIILYEIFIAVLALVAVVMAIMDFTGIISIESSTEFYLIDTSILIIFAVDYFVRLGISKNKKAFFKENIIDLIAIIPFSSIFRIFRMFRLFRIVQFVRFVKILKVFRILSFVKRFSSKSKKFVYTNGFVYVIYFTLITIILGAIGIYFAEKNNTINSFQDAIWWSFVTASTVGYGDISPKTTLGRIIAVILMLVGIGFIGMLTGTIATYFVKKVDNSNKTKDEIKEEDMIGLSDLNTDEINEVMKYIEFLKSKRNND; encoded by the coding sequence ATGAAAGACTTCGCTAAAAATAAAAAACTTATAATACTATATGAAATATTTATCGCAGTTTTGGCTTTAGTTGCAGTAGTTATGGCTATTATGGATTTTACAGGCATTATATCAATAGAATCATCTACTGAATTCTATTTGATAGATACAAGTATTCTCATAATATTTGCGGTTGATTACTTTGTGAGATTGGGCATTTCAAAAAATAAAAAGGCTTTTTTTAAGGAGAACATTATTGACTTAATAGCTATTATTCCGTTTAGTTCGATATTTAGAATATTTAGAATGTTCAGATTATTCAGAATAGTACAATTCGTTAGGTTTGTGAAAATCCTTAAAGTTTTCAGGATACTTTCTTTTGTAAAAAGGTTTTCATCAAAATCTAAAAAATTTGTATATACAAATGGTTTTGTGTATGTAATTTATTTTACATTAATTACTATTATCCTTGGGGCAATAGGGATTTATTTTGCAGAAAAGAATAACACAATTAATAGCTTTCAAGATGCGATTTGGTGGAGTTTTGTAACTGCATCAACAGTAGGATATGGTGACATATCTCCAAAAACAACATTAGGTAGGATTATTGCTGTAATTCTTATGTTAGTAGGTATTGGTTTTATTGGAATGCTTACAGGGACGATAGCTACTTATTTCGTTAAGAAGGTAGACAATTCTAATAAAACAAAAGATGAAATTAAAGAGGAAGATATGATTGGTTTATCAGATTTAAATACTGATGAGATTAATGAAGTCATGAAATATATTGAGTTTCTTAAGAGTAAAAGAAATAATGACTAA
- a CDS encoding DUF2141 domain-containing protein gives MKIRLPEKDYKFIISWILLLAAGLYYLNIGILSNNLWHEETLTAAIIKHPISDICRIAYNNGQPPLYFILLKIFSDIFGYTEFTLRFPSVIGVICIAALGAGPVKRIFGKRVGFVYAFFILSTPFITNIAHEAKMYTWSIFFTTSSILYGYLAAMENRKTDWLRFLLLTVASLNIYNYAVFPAAIAMYIMLRWIFVKNRYALKRYIISAATVIIIYIPSALNFFKPMVKNLSDFIWPLDTLPAILRAFLAPFSNFYGISLYIEIPIFIISVAFIAVALFNTFINKKAHGLMISFGMAVYLITIILGAIYSTVASPVFFERISIPVMGVFIIAFSYGVSLIREREYLILICILFFIISLPHAFYISSENLSSPIEKTTEYLEKRIAPNDVFVHFDEETYNLFSYYFPKNKNILYIGNNNHKELSAYDAYYPNEIVTWFNFYESIKDYKNIWLINHPNSENYSYQTKLIYLGAIKSTESTKRFFSQIPFFDISITKAVAGNRISESIPLTSDIKVKINLLNSYSGQVIVKLFNKNWNGPFINKTGKTNDANTFATQKGSIIKNATSEVTFENIPYGNYSIFAFHDKNNNNILDFKDGKIKEGFGNVMFYNPGIFFVESEKTQVEINLIYPP, from the coding sequence ATGAAAATAAGATTACCTGAAAAGGATTATAAGTTTATCATTAGCTGGATACTACTTTTAGCAGCAGGGTTATACTACCTCAATATTGGAATTTTAAGTAATAACTTATGGCATGAGGAGACATTAACTGCTGCAATTATTAAACATCCGATTTCAGATATTTGCCGAATTGCATATAATAATGGACAGCCGCCATTATATTTCATACTCTTAAAGATATTTAGTGATATTTTCGGTTATACAGAATTCACTTTGCGTTTTCCTTCAGTTATAGGTGTTATATGCATTGCTGCCTTGGGGGCAGGGCCGGTTAAAAGAATTTTTGGAAAAAGAGTTGGGTTTGTATATGCTTTCTTTATATTGTCAACTCCTTTTATTACAAATATTGCTCATGAGGCAAAAATGTATACCTGGAGCATCTTTTTTACTACTTCAAGTATTCTCTATGGATATTTAGCTGCGATGGAGAACAGGAAAACTGACTGGTTAAGGTTTTTACTTTTAACGGTGGCATCCTTGAATATATATAACTATGCAGTATTTCCAGCAGCAATAGCCATGTATATTATGCTAAGATGGATATTTGTGAAAAACAGGTACGCTCTAAAGAGATATATTATATCAGCTGCAACCGTTATAATTATCTATATTCCATCGGCATTGAATTTCTTCAAACCAATGGTTAAAAACCTTTCGGATTTTATATGGCCTCTTGATACCCTACCTGCTATATTAAGAGCATTTCTTGCACCATTTTCAAATTTTTATGGTATAAGTTTATATATAGAAATACCTATATTTATTATTTCTGTAGCTTTTATTGCAGTAGCCCTCTTTAACACATTTATTAACAAAAAAGCCCACGGATTAATGATTTCTTTTGGGATGGCAGTATATTTGATAACTATAATTTTAGGAGCAATTTATTCAACTGTTGCTTCTCCTGTTTTTTTTGAAAGGATTAGTATACCGGTTATGGGGGTCTTTATTATAGCATTCTCCTACGGTGTCTCCCTTATTAGAGAAAGAGAATATCTAATTTTGATATGTATACTATTTTTCATTATTTCACTACCTCATGCCTTTTATATTTCTTCTGAGAATTTATCTTCACCTATTGAGAAAACAACAGAGTATTTGGAAAAACGTATTGCCCCTAATGACGTTTTTGTTCATTTTGATGAAGAAACATACAACTTGTTTTCATATTACTTTCCCAAGAATAAAAACATTCTATATATAGGTAATAATAATCACAAGGAGCTTTCTGCCTATGATGCTTACTATCCTAATGAAATTGTAACATGGTTTAACTTTTACGAGTCAATCAAAGATTATAAAAATATCTGGCTTATTAACCATCCTAATTCAGAAAATTATTCATATCAGACAAAGCTCATATATCTAGGCGCTATAAAAAGTACTGAAAGCACCAAAAGGTTTTTTAGCCAGATACCTTTTTTTGATATTTCAATAACCAAAGCAGTTGCTGGAAATAGAATAAGTGAATCAATCCCATTAACCAGTGATATCAAAGTTAAAATAAATTTGCTTAATAGTTATTCCGGCCAAGTTATTGTAAAGCTGTTTAATAAGAATTGGAATGGGCCCTTTATAAATAAAACAGGTAAGACCAATGATGCTAATACATTTGCAACACAAAAGGGGAGTATAATAAAGAATGCTACTTCAGAGGTGACTTTTGAGAATATTCCGTACGGGAACTATTCTATATTTGCATTTCATGATAAAAACAATAACAATATACTTGATTTTAAAGATGGTAAAATTAAAGAAGGTTTTGGTAATGTTATGTTTTATAATCCCGGGATCTTTTTTGTTGAATCTGAAAAAACTCAAGTTGAAATTAACCTTATATATCCCCCTTAA